AACATATCGACAATAACATGGTAATCTAGTAAGTTATTAGCATAACTAtctaatcttttcaaatcaaatgGAGAAAAGATATCATCTAACTGTGTCTTATTCAATTCCTTGATATGACTTGTTTGATCATCTCGTAATTCTTGTGCCTTTTTACTACTTTCAAGAACACTTAAAGATTGTACTGATGTAAATTTATGGAAGTCATACGATAGTAAAGATAAAAATCTCTTATGGAAATCATTAGCAAACTCTACTAACCAATTACTTTCTCTACCTTCTAAAACGTTTAACATGACACAGGTATGTTCACCAGTTAAATCATTAGCAGTTTGACGTAAGTAAACTGGCAcgaatttattatttttccaaaactTATGCAATGACTGTGTTAAACCATAAGATACACCCAAATAATGTAGATAATGAGGCGGTTGCTCAGAAAgcttcaataataatggagGTAAAGTCTTTGCATCTCtcaatttaatatcatctttTAACAAGTTAGTCTTCTCCAATTCCTTATCACTAACTCTTTTGATAGAATAATCCTTTGGATGAGTTTCTTCGGACATATCAGTGAATTTACCTTCAAAATAATCTCTTAATAATTGAATGGCACGAGAACCGTACCCCATTGAGGAATATTCAGGATTAGTTGCAATTCTAACAACACGAGCACCACTCAAACCAGCAAACTCTTCATCTTGGAATTGTTGAGAGATTAACCATGGAATCAAATCACCACCAGCTCTTTGACCTCTTGACAATGAGTTTCTAACACTTTGTTTGGAAATTTCACCTTCTAGTGCAATTTGAATGACACATAATGGGTCTGGAATTCTACCACCATCCTTAGGGTCAATTGGTGGTAATAAGACGAATAATTGATGCGCTGGCGCATCACTCATTAACTGTAAATCATTTGGAGAATTTTTGTAATGTGATGCAACGTACAATGCCATCATTTTCTCTAAGAAATTTTCTGAGACCGGATGGTATGAGAATAATGTATCTCTGTTGACGACGAATAAGTTACATTGAGATGGATGTGGAGTACCACGGGAGGCAAATCTTGGGTTCTTAATCAATGTGACGTCTAGacataataatttatttaaccatttttcaattggatCACCTGGGGCGTATCTAATTGGTTCATCTAATGAAATTTCCTTTAATTGACGATGAGAACCGcttaatgatgatgatgacgtGTTGTTTTGTTTGGCGTTATCTCTTGAAATAATTTCTGTTTGTGATTGTTCACGACCAGTGGAAATTGATTGGGTACGtaattgttgaattaatttcaatgataagGATCTACCAGTACCTTCGTAACCGTTGATTGTAGAAGCCATGAATACTAGATATGGACCTAACAAATTCTTAACAATTGGTAATGGGATGGCTGCAGCTTCATCGATTACAACTAATTCAGCTTGACCCAAGACATGAGAATCTTGTGGAATGATATATTGGATGGTTTGCCTATGACCTCTCTTAATATCGACCCTAACAATAGCTTTGTTGAAATCAGGATTTGTAgattgaataatatcataATCAATATGTTCTTGGTAACCTAGGGCATCGAAACctttgaagataaattcGAAAAGAgtctttaaattttctgGAGATGGAGATGTGACGAAAATGTTAGAATATCCATGAGACACCGCGGCGGCAATGGAAACACCTAAAGCTGCAGATTTACCTCTACCTCTTCCTGCTGTTAATGCTACAGTTGAATTTAAAGTTTTTTCTGAAATAGCGTCAATGAAAGATAAGATAGCATGAGCTTGATTTACAGTCTTGGATAATCCAACCAATGAACCTGCAGGTTGAACATCTTCCAACGATTCTTTTAGATCTTTTAATTCTACTTGTTTAGGtgttaattcattatcatcctTTGGCGGTAATGGTTTAACATTCTTAGCACCTGAAATTGGCAAGACATTCAATTCATCGTCTACCACCAAACAATTCGGATTTGACCCCAATGAAAGaataaatctttcattAAATCTTGCCACTACATCCCCATGTGCTTCAGTTCTATAACGAGAATGAACATCCATAGTCATAGTAtataattgtttcaaagaagtcattgatttcaaaaGGATCACAATAGTCCCACCTCCTTCCACGGTTTCCAAAGTTCTTGCCAACAAATTAGGAGTCAATGCTTCAAAATCTTGTAAAATACACATCCCATACGTATTACCCAAAATCTTTTCTGtttctttataatatacatatctaatattttgatttgaaatgAAAGTTTCAAACGGATCTTGATCATTAACTTCTCTTGTTCCTCTCTTGATTTCCTTCTTAATCTTTGcttctcttttctttctatgTGAAGTGAATCCcaacaatttcttcttatatGCCCATAGGACTgatttgttcattttcaaatcgGCACTCATCATTAAGTAATGTAAATTTGGTAATTGGTTACGTGCTTTATCACCTACGATGACGAAGAAGGATCTTTGCTTCGTTTGAACACCATTCCTGATCAACGCAGGGATACGTGAATCGATTGCCTTCTTAGCCATGATAgttaaatataatagagTATGTGTTGCTTGGATATTCTAAACTATGTAGCCCCCACTCTCACTATCTCTCTTTCTTTTGTAGTTATGATGGAAGAAGCTACTACTATATAGGCTTGCTTGCTTGCTTGCTTGCTTGCTATGTAGTTTAGTTTTTCCTCGATGAGATGAGCTTTTCACtgaaaactgaaaaatttcaaactgtaaaacaaaaaaaaaaatttggaaaatgaaaatttcattataacAACAAAAGCAGGGTAACACCATACAAAAACGTCTGGTAGCGCCGTTGAACCATCGGTAAGATATTTCAAACTTCAATACCTTTTGTTATAATGGTTATTGTGTTGAAAAATCTCTGGTTGTGATCATCATAGTTACTTCAGCAAGTGAAGTTGCATGGAAACTAGAGTATAAAATAGAGTGACAACCAATAATGGAGGATAAAGAAACTAAAGAATCGGTAGTCCCAGAAAACAGTACTACTACTGTCACGACCAACGAGAATGGTAAAAAGAAGAACCCATTAGTTTTTATTTCTGAAGGTAATGCAGATTTAGAAAGCCAAGAAGCAAAGGCTAAAATAGAACAAACGAAATTTGAATTACAAGGTAAGATTAGATCTAGGAAATCTTTGAGAGCACAATTACGTAGCAATGCGATTAGTAAGAATCGTAAATTTAATAAGTTAGTTAAAGAACGAGAAAGTTTTAATAGGTTGAATAAAGAGGagattaattttttcaaacaGATTGAATCAGAAAAGCTGTcgaaagaaaaggaaactgAAAGgtttttacaaaaaaaattggaaaatttcgataagaagaagaaaaagctAGAGAAGACGAAGAGTAATTATAAACCGAGCATAGAAACAGTACGAAACAATTTGGAAgttaaacaaaatattggTGTTgtcaaattgaaaaacaagaaactCAAGACCAAACTAAAAATCAAACTCAACCAAGAAAGGTCAGATCAACAAACTTGATGTCAATAAATCAATCACTCTCTGTTTACTGTTATTCCATATGTGTTGCTATATTGGAATCAATTAGCTGCCAGTTGTATCATTGTTCTGTGTTTGTTTCCATCAATATATAAGAACACGACGACGCAAACGacaaatgatgatactgTTACATTCTTTTTGAGTTATGTTATATGGAATGCTTTTGCCGATTGTTCGCAAGATTACAAAAGTTTAGCAAAATTTAACTCATCACCTCCAGTTACTAGCAATTTATCTATGCGAATGCTATATTCAATGCAGAAGAAAAGCGTAGAATCCATGATGATTGAGTTTAAGGTTATTATCAAATCATTGAAGGTCAAGATACTTTGTGTGCTTAAGTACAGGTTACATTAGTTAGTATTATATCACTTAGAATTGCCTCGTTAGGATTCTTAGTACGTAATCTCAAGGCGAAGGTCACTCGCTATGGCGCTTCCAACTTCCAACTGACACCTAAAATATTGGAGTAAACAAAGTTTATTAAAGAGTAAGTAAGTACTTATGTATGTACCTTGtttaatattcaatacACTTTAACAAAACTGATAGGAAGGGTTGAGTTATAGCTTCATATAAGTACGTAAGTAGAGGTAAACTGAACTGGATGgagaacaacaacaacaacaacaacaacaacaacaacatcatcaaCAGTTCTCTGAGCTTCATTCTTTCGTCGTATTTGTGTACAGCGTACTGTTCTGTACTGTACTGTACTTACCTGTACATTACGTAAACGGTAAATGCtttgtaatatttttggtCCTTGTTTAGCCGAGCTCCAGGCTCCGAGGCTGTCCGTTACCCGTGGCCCGCGGCAAGTAAAAAAATCCggaaattttggaaaaatctAGAAAATACACCGTTACATACTTATTTACGTACTGTATACATACCATCATTCGTAACAAGATCCCCTGTATGGGAGGGAAATCTGTATATAAAAAGGGGATAATTTATGCATCTACTTAAAATTACCAATTCTCTTTCCCAATTCCATAATTCTTATATAATTGGATCGGATATCTCTTACATATATAGATTAATTATATGATCCTCCGATTGAAAGTAAACTTGTACTCTCACGCACCCACACAATGTCCTTACCAAAAACTATGAAAGCTGTCGTCATTGAAGGCGACAAAGCCGTTATCAAATCAGACGTCCCTCTACcagaattagaagatggTTTCGTCTTAGTCAAACCAGAAGCCATTGCTGGTAATCCTACCGATTGGAAACATATCCAATGGAAAATTGGACCACAAGGTTCCATCGTTGGTTGTGATGTCGCTGGTAAGATTGTCAAATTAGGTCCTAACGTTGATTCCAACGAATTCCACATTGGTGATTCTGTCTATGGGTTTGTTCATGGTTCATCTGTGAGATTCCCTACTAATGGTGCGTTTGCTGAATACGTAGGGATGGATTCTAAGATCGCTTATAAGGCTCCAAAGGATATGACAGTTACAGGGTTGGATAATGTCCCAGAAGGACCCGTTAAAAGTTTCGAAGGCGCTGTCTCTTTACCAGTTTCTTTGACTACTGCTGGTGTCGCATTGACTTATAATTTGGGTTTGAAATTGGATTGGGAAGCTTCTAAACCTCAAAATGACTATCCAATTTTGTTTTGGGGTGGTGCTACCGCTGTAGGTCAAATGTTCATTCAATTAGCTAAGAAATTGAATGGGTACTCCAAAATTATTGTCGTGGCTTCTAAGAAGCATGAAAAGGTCTTGAAGAGTTATGGTGCTGATGAACTTTTCGATTATCATGATGAAGATGTCATTGAACAAATTActaagaaatataataatattcaacaATTAGTGGATTGTGTTTCTAACCCAACTACTATCCAACAAACTTACAAATGTGCCGCTAAGGATGCTCCTGCTACGGTCTTGCAATTAGTTACATTAACTGAAAAAGatatcaaagaagaagatagaAGACCAAACGTTAAGATTGAAGGtactttattatatatggCTGGTGGTAACGCAGTTCCGTTCGGTTCAATGACTCTTCCAGCTTCTCCAGAATATAGACAAGCTGCCATCGATTTCATTAGATTCATCAATCCAAAATTAAACAACGGTGAAATTCATCATATCCCAATTAAGGTTTATAAGAATGGTTTAGAAGGTGCCATTCAATTGactgatgatattaaacATGATAGAAATTCTGGTGAAAAATTAGTTGCTACattcaagaattaaatTGTTATATAATTGATATACATTCTCTTGCTTAATCTATCTCTCAtataaatttattcattcattaGAATTACGATAAAAACAACGTCATACAAACATAAGTAAtctaatataatatttctttcaatagCTTGGTATGCTCCTTCTatgttgatttatttattcgCTCCTCTGAGGCGTGTTTTACGTTTACGTTTAATGCACGGAACATCAATCTTCCTTCGAGACGcaaagaatttttcatagCAATTTTTACGTCGGttggaaaaggaaaaaacaCACTATTGGAGACACCTCTTACAAAAAGATGTCTTCTCCCTGAATATTTTGTAAGACCTAGTCTCAAAGTAAAAGGATACAATTCAATTTAATCaatcaaaagaaatcaaatcagcaaaaaaaaataatgtctGAAGTTATTGAAGGTAACGTTAAAATCGATAGATTAAGTCCAGGTGATGGTGTCACTTTCCCAAAGGTTGGTGATTTAGTCACTATCCATTACACAGGTACTTTAGAAAACGGTCAAAAATTCGATTCCTCCTTGGACAGAGGTTCTCCATTCCAATGTAACATTGGTGTCGGTCAAGTCATCAAAGGTTGGGATGTCGGTATTCCAAAATTATCAGTTGGTGAAAAGGCTAGATTAACTATCCCAGGTGCTTACGCTTACGGTGAACGTGGTTTCCCAGGTTTAATCCCACCAATGGCTACTTTGATCTTTGATGTCGAATTATTGAAGGTTAACTAATTAGAGcattaaaagaatatgcatacaaaaatattatctatttttctctttttttctttgttcttctaaaaataaataacatctaatataataaacaaaaatcatattattttatatcGACTGTTGATTAAACGCAGTTGAAATTTCTATGGGCATCCAaggttatttttttgaaaaaatccTGTTGTGGTAATCTATATATGGTGTATTCTCATTTAcgaatatttttaaaactATTTTTTATTACGTAGTCTACTGGATACCCTCCTAGTCGCAGGCTCAGGTACTGGCTTGCgcttccttttctttgGAGGTGAACTGGTTGTGGTACTTAGGTCAGTATGAGAAGACGACCGTCTGGTTCTTTTACCTATAGGTTCTTCATCTTGTAGTATGGAGGATCTTCTACCCCTTTTCTTGGGCCGTTTTTCTTCCACTTTTGCTTCTTCTTGTCCATCTTTTTCGTCTTGAGCTTCTTTATTGtgttctttctttttcaccTCAGCTTCAGGAAGTGTAGCTTTAGCATCACTTTTTGGTTCTTCTTTTGGTGACGAAACACCCTCACCAGTGCCATTTTCGTTTACAGGAGTAGGTTCAATGGATTTTTCCAGATCTGGTGTTTCTTTCCGTTCCTTGTCGACTCCAGTTTTGAATTCATCAGTAACTTCTGTATTTACCATTTCCTTTTCGTGCTCCTTGAGGGGTTCCTCGATAGTTcccttcttttcttcttcttctttggaatGTTCTCTTGGTTGTTTGGGCGTCCCACCAGTGTCTTCCGCCTCTGTCTCTGTCTCTCTGGTTTCTTTTCCTGTGGCCTCATTTGCTTCTTTTCCTGTGGTCTCACTTGCTTGTGTACTTTCCCCTTCTATAGGAGTTTCTTTTGCAACTTTCTCCACATTCGTTTCCCTCTCTTCTTTTAACtcttctttatctttaGTAATTAGCTTGGGCTCCTCTGCAGCATCATGTACTTCCGCGGCTTGTTTCTCTTCTATAGTAAGTTTTTGTTCATTCGACACTAGTTCCAGTTCTTTTTTGTCTATTTCCAGTTCTACATTTGCATTGACTGGGTTATTTACTGCGTCTGTTTCATCAAGTGTTATATGTGGTAAAATTTCGTTCTTTTCGGCATGAGTATGAGCTTCTGATTTAGCTTCTAGTTTGGATTCACTTCCTGCTTTGACTTCTACTTCATTCTTCAATGCAGTAGTGTCTTTtacattattatgattCTCAACTGGGACGGATGGATGAGATGGTTTAATTCGGACAGATTTTCGTATACGTGGTCCCGTCCTTTTAGTATCTTGTTTTGAAACACCAAGTGAATTGCTTGGTGATTCATTCGAACTTGTCGATTTTATCTCAATATTAGTTCCTTCAGTTTGGGACGGTGTCAATTCCTCTGATGATGGCTCTGGTTTCCCTACAGTCTCTAGCTCCTTCtcaattttctttgtttcttgtttcATATCTACTTTATTTTCCTCTATATCTTTCTGTTTAACATCTTTTGactcttcttcctcttctgATGGTGCTCCATTCTTAGCATTGGATAATATGAGCTCACCATATTCAGCCCAAGGTAATGCAAAATCTCTTTTTTGGGTTAATAgtttatatttcaatttcaataaagtcatttcttcttcttgataactatcatcaaaatcatattcttcctcgatattactattatgattattattattattttcatctttcggtattttattttcttgatcCGCATGATTATTATCATGTTTTGTAATATTATCCTTCGTAGTATCATCTTCCATGGCAGGaacttcattttctaaCTTATCTGCTTCATCAAAATCGTAA
Above is a genomic segment from Naumovozyma dairenensis CBS 421 chromosome 6, complete genome containing:
- the FPR1 gene encoding peptidylprolyl isomerase FPR1 (similar to Saccharomyces cerevisiae FPR1 (YNL135C); ancestral locus Anc_2.131); the encoded protein is MSEVIEGNVKIDRLSPGDGVTFPKVGDLVTIHYTGTLENGQKFDSSLDRGSPFQCNIGVGQVIKGWDVGIPKLSVGEKARLTIPGAYAYGERGFPGLIPPMATLIFDVELLKVN
- the FYV6 gene encoding Fyv6p (similar to Saccharomyces cerevisiae FYV6 (YNL133C); ancestral locus Anc_2.134) — protein: MEDKETKESVVPENSTTTVTTNENGKKKNPLVFISEGNADLESQEAKAKIEQTKFELQGKIRSRKSLRAQLRSNAISKNRKFNKLVKERESFNRLNKEEINFFKQIESEKLSKEKETERFLQKKLENFDKKKKKLEKTKSNYKPSIETVRNNLEVKQNIGVVKLKNKKLKTKLKIKLNQERSDQQT
- the KRE33 gene encoding ribosome biosynthesis protein KRE33 (similar to Saccharomyces cerevisiae KRE33 (YNL132W); ancestral locus Anc_2.136), which encodes MAKKAIDSRIPALIRNGVQTKQRSFFVIVGDKARNQLPNLHYLMMSADLKMNKSVLWAYKKKLLGFTSHRKKREAKIKKEIKRGTREVNDQDPFETFISNQNIRYVYYKETEKILGNTYGMCILQDFEALTPNLLARTLETVEGGGTIVILLKSMTSLKQLYTMTMDVHSRYRTEAHGDVVARFNERFILSLGSNPNCLVVDDELNVLPISGAKNVKPLPPKDDNELTPKQVELKDLKESLEDVQPAGSLVGLSKTVNQAHAILSFIDAISEKTLNSTVALTAGRGRGKSAALGVSIAAAVSHGYSNIFVTSPSPENLKTLFEFIFKGFDALGYQEHIDYDIIQSTNPDFNKAIVRVDIKRGHRQTIQYIIPQDSHVLGQAELVVIDEAAAIPLPIVKNLLGPYLVFMASTINGYEGTGRSLSLKLIQQLRTQSISTGREQSQTEIISRDNAKQNNTSSSSLSGSHRQLKEISLDEPIRYAPGDPIEKWLNKLLCLDVTLIKNPRFASRGTPHPSQCNLFVVNRDTLFSYHPVSENFLEKMMALYVASHYKNSPNDLQLMSDAPAHQLFVLLPPIDPKDGGRIPDPLCVIQIALEGEISKQSVRNSLSRGQRAGGDLIPWLISQQFQDEEFAGLSGARVVRIATNPEYSSMGYGSRAIQLLRDYFEGKFTDMSEETHPKDYSIKRVSDKELEKTNLLKDDIKLRDAKTLPPLLLKLSEQPPHYLHYLGVSYGLTQSLHKFWKNNKFVPVYLRQTANDLTGEHTCVMLNVLEGRESNWLVEFANDFHKRFLSLLSYDFHKFTSVQSLSVLESSKKAQELRDDQTSHIKELNKTQLDDIFSPFDLKRLDSYANNLLDYHVIVDMLPMLSLLYFGGKMGNSVSLSSVQSAILLAIGLQRKSIDNISKELNLPANQTIAMFAKIMRKFSVYFRQVLSESIDQSLPVLQNDEIAEMNGEEIKQYNAADALDQMEEDLEEAGSEAVKAMKEKQKELINSLNLEKYAINENSEEWEQSKNSLEKAAKSKGVVSVKTGKKRTTEHAESIYKEEMKAIKKSKKRKKVVNKNTQFIQV
- the NDAI0F02960 gene encoding uncharacterized protein (similar to Saccharomyces cerevisiae YNL134C; ancestral locus Anc_2.133), giving the protein MSLPKTMKAVVIEGDKAVIKSDVPLPELEDGFVLVKPEAIAGNPTDWKHIQWKIGPQGSIVGCDVAGKIVKLGPNVDSNEFHIGDSVYGFVHGSSVRFPTNGAFAEYVGMDSKIAYKAPKDMTVTGLDNVPEGPVKSFEGAVSLPVSLTTAGVALTYNLGLKLDWEASKPQNDYPILFWGGATAVGQMFIQLAKKLNGYSKIIVVASKKHEKVLKSYGADELFDYHDEDVIEQITKKYNNIQQLVDCVSNPTTIQQTYKCAAKDAPATVLQLVTLTEKDIKEEDRRPNVKIEGTLLYMAGGNAVPFGSMTLPASPEYRQAAIDFIRFINPKLNNGEIHHIPIKVYKNGLEGAIQLTDDIKHDRNSGEKLVATFKN
- the EAF7 gene encoding Eaf7p (similar to Saccharomyces cerevisiae EAF7 (YNL136W); ancestral locus Anc_2.130); this translates as MAIDWTIVDEIRLFRWVAQFKPAGIHKHFHMLCIVERMNHPDKYPMILLQKEVVKPGKIFTAKDIWDRLNRYYDFDEADKLENEVPAMEDDTTKDNITKHDNNHADQENKIPKDENNNNNHNSNIEEEYDFDDSYQEEEMTLLKLKYKLLTQKRDFALPWAEYGELILSNAKNGAPSEEEEESKDVKQKDIEENKVDMKQETKKIEKELETVGKPEPSSEELTPSQTEGTNIEIKSTSSNESPSNSLGVSKQDTKRTGPRIRKSVRIKPSHPSVPVENHNNVKDTTALKNEVEVKAGSESKLEAKSEAHTHAEKNEILPHITLDETDAVNNPVNANVELEIDKKELELVSNEQKLTIEEKQAAEVHDAAEEPKLITKDKEELKEERETNVEKVAKETPIEGESTQASETTGKEANEATGKETRETETEAEDTGGTPKQPREHSKEEEEKKGTIEEPLKEHEKEMVNTEVTDEFKTGVDKERKETPDLEKSIEPTPVNENGTGEGVSSPKEEPKSDAKATLPEAEVKKKEHNKEAQDEKDGQEEAKVEEKRPKKRGRRSSILQDEEPIGKRTRRSSSHTDLSTTTSSPPKKRKRKPVPEPATRRVSSRLRNKK